GGGCAAGTTGTCGTCCCTTCTCCCTCTGCAAAAATTCACAGGTTCTCCCCCCGAAGTTCGGGGGGAGTTAGAGGGGGGTTGGTTGATTTTTTGAATTTCTGCCGGCTACGCCGCCAGTCAACCCCCGCCTAACCGCCCCCATCTTTGGGGGCGGAACTTAAACAAGCCCTCACCCCAACCCTCTCCCAGTGGGGAGAGGGAGTTTTATCCGGCTCACCAGGAGGTTCGCCCTCCCCATGACCAATGAAGCAAGGGGGGCTAAAAACCGAGCGGCGAGCCAGACGATACAAGCGTCATCACGGCATTTTACGAACTTCGCCGGGCGTTTGCGGCTGACCGCTTTCGGCGCTGGCGACTGCGGCGAAGCATAGCGCCAGGCTGGGCAGATTATGCGACGCGGCGTGTTCGGGTTCGCGGCCTTCTTCGATGGCGCATAACAATTCGCCCATGGTTCCATGAAATCCATTGCTGAACCAGTTGCCTTCGAGCGCAGGCGACGAGACGCCGCTGTCTAAATGCAGCGTCACTGTTTGTTGGAGTAAGTCCGGCCCGACGCTCATGGCGCTGCCTTTGGTTCCCATGACGTAGCTGCGGTCTTCGAGGCCGGTCTGCACGTCGCCGTTGAGCGAAATCGTCCCGAGGCCGCCGTCGAACTCAATCGCGGCATGGGCCAGCATGGGCGGCGCCGGTTTTTGGGTCGGCGTTTTTGCAATCGAGGCGAAGACCCGCGTCGCGGTTTTGCCTTCCATAAAACAGCACATCATATCAAACCAGTGGATGGCGAAATCATAGAGAACGAGATGCTTGATCTCATTAAAGGGCGTTTCGGCGGTCCAACTGTGGTCGAATCCCATCGAAAA
This is a stretch of genomic DNA from Candidatus Hinthialibacter antarcticus. It encodes these proteins:
- a CDS encoding Gfo/Idh/MocA family oxidoreductase; its protein translation is MNDEQYGVGKRSLENMVAAPELPYLPRDPKEYNPGIGLIGCGGISEYHLREYQKAGYRVLALCDEIEDRAQKRREEFFPKAEVVTDYRRILERDDIEVIDAATHPSERVAILHEAISAKKHILSQKPFVENLDDGERLVAAAREAGVKFAVNQNGRWSPHFCYMRRALEQGLLGDVTSVHFSMGFDHSWTAETPFNEIKHLVLYDFAIHWFDMMCCFMEGKTATRVFASIAKTPTQKPAPPMLAHAAIEFDGGLGTISLNGDVQTGLEDRSYVMGTKGSAMSVGPDLLQQTVTLHLDSGVSSPALEGNWFSNGFHGTMGELLCAIEEGREPEHAASHNLPSLALCFAAVASAESGQPQTPGEVRKMP